TGCAAGGCACAGAAAGCAGCGTTCGCGAATTTGCCAATGTAATTTCTATGAAATACAAACAAATTTCTCCTATCGACTTCTCGCACTCTAATATTATAAGTGTATTTAATCCGGCTGGTGAATTAATACATCAACAAGAAGGTTTGGGCGTTGATAATAAAGAAACTATTGAAACCATACTAAAAACAGTGCATTAATAGGTGTATTACATTGCTGTTTACAACTAAAACAAAACCTTTTATTATTGTTTTTTTCGAATTAAATTAAACAGTATTAAAGCGATCCCAAAAGGCAATAAAATACTGAAATAAAACAATAATTGGTAATAATTTGGTAGCAACCCGCTTCCTGTAAAAAACTTATATCCCTGAATAAGCAACATTAACTCCGTTAAAACAAAACCTCCTAAAAAGCTATATATCCCGAGATAAGCAGTTTTAGAATAAGAGAGTAAATTGTTTTTCAGAATGAAGGCAAACAAAAACCCAGAAACCACACCAAGCATTAATAAATGGATAAAACCAATTACAAAATTGCGATGTCCATAAACCGCATTGGCAAATTCTGGAAAAATAGAAGATGCTTGACAAATGGTTTTTAAAACAAAACACAGCACAGCAAAACGATATAAATTTACCACCAGAAAACCATCTCCATTAATCACTTTATTCATTTTAAACTTAATAAGCTTTACAAATAAAACGAGGAGAACTAACTGTAACACAACACCAACACTATTTACCCAAAGGAATACTACATACGGCGCAAACCATTGAATAGGTAGCGCAAACGTAAGCACAGTTGAGGTAACTAAAACCCAATAAAAAGCTTTAAACAACTTAGAGTTTTCAATTTTTAAAAGCTGAAAAAACACAGCTAATACAGCAATTAAAAACCAACCATTAAATTGAAAATGTAAAAAAAATTGAATTGCTATTTGATAAAACGCAGAAGCTTGCCCCAACATAGAAACAGCAGGTCCTAAACACCAAACCCCAATGGTAGAGGTTACCATAAACACGAGCGCTGTTTTTAATAAACGGCTAGTAACTGGCGATTCCGTTTTATGATGTTTCCAAACTAAGTAAGCAAAATAATAACTACAAAAAATATGCAAGGTTGAAAATGAAATTGAAACCACAGCATAACCTTGAAACGGAAAACTTAAAACCATACCCAAAACAGCAAACTGAGTAACCCAAAATAACTTGTTGTATACTGGCTTTTTTTCAGGAATAAAATAATGTACAATACAAACATAAAGCATTAAATACACCCAACCCAACATAGCAACGTGAGAGTGCGCATGGGTTAAAAACCTATAATTTAAACCTATAGAATCTAAAAAGGAATAACGTAAAGCTAAACCCAATAAGGCTGCAATTAAGAAATTAAATAAACAAATTACTACTAACTTTTTAGGCATTATTATGGTTTCTGGCACACTAAATATAGTAAACCTTTTTATGGTAAATAAATATAAAACTAATTGTGCAACACGAGTATAGGTTTTGGTAATTTAGAAATATTGATTTTAGTATTTCCTTTTGAAAACAAATGCTCTAAAAAGCCTTCATGCCTTACAAACAAAGCCATAAAATCTACAGTATTTGTTTGCAGATAACTTAATACAGCATAATCTATAGGTACCATGTTTACAACATTATATTTACAATTTAATATAGATAAGCTAGATCTATCTTGTTTTACTATGTCTAGATTTTCTTTATTCGGCATAAGCCTTAAAACATTGAGATGTAATTGATAGGTTTCCATAAACTCTAACAAATCGGTAAATTGATTTCCGTCTATAACATCTCTAGGCCCAACAGATAAAAGCAACTCCTTAATAGGTCTAAACCTGTAACCTTCTGGAATAGCCAATATTTTACAATCCACTTTTCTGATCACATTAATGGTATTACTACCTAATAAAATTTCTTTGGCCCCAGTAGCACCATTGGTTCCCATAACAACAAAGTCTATATTTCTGCTTACTACAGCCTGATTAATAGCATCAATAAATACATCAAAATCAATATGAATTTCAAATTGATAATCGAAGTTTTTATAGGTATTCTCTAATTCTGCCTTTAGCACATAAAGTTTCCCTTTAGGCTCTCGCGTAATAGATTGATAAATACTTTCACCAGGAAAACGCATTAAATCATCGGAAGTGAAACTCCCCATTTTATGCACATTCATGAGATGAAATTTACATTTTTGATTCTTAAAAAAATGCATGGCGTAATGTATGGCGTTTATGGAATTAGCCGAAAAATCCGAAAGTAAGAGTATATTTTTCATAATGTTGCCGATTAGTTCTTCAATTTATTAAAAAAAACTCGAAAAAACATGACCAAAATCACATAAACACCATGTAAACAAACAGTTATATACATAAACATTAAAAAAACCAATACTTTATAGACAAGCAAAAACCCTAGAATATTATAAAATTAATACAGTAGGGTTTTTAAATCCAAACAATGATTGCACGTCACTTTTAAACAAAGCGCTTCTCTAATTTTATCGCCTCTGGAAATAAAATATTATTTTCTAAATGTATGTGTAAATGCAAATCTTTCTCAAATTCATTGAGCATAGCATAGGTTACTTTATAGGTATTACAAGCATCTGCTGGCGGGTTGTAATTATCTGTAAGTTCAGCTATTTGTCTAAAACGTTCACCTTCATTATCATGTTCACTCATCATCATAGCTATTGGGTTTTCAACAGTACCAAAATGTGGTGCTTGCACAGCGCTATCATCTAAAGTCGCCTTCACCATTTTTTTTATAAAAGGAAAAAGTACAAGTTCTTCTTTTTTAAGATGAGCTGATAATTCTCCAGCCGAGGCTGTAAACAATTCGTTCACTTTAAAAAGTTCGGGATGGCGTTCTCCATGCACTCTACAAAGCTTATCTAAAAACTGGCGCAGCACCGGTATTTTCTCTTCCACATATCTATGGTGTGTTTTTTCAATATATTCTGCTAGTAAATCTAATGGCCAAGATTTATAATCTATAGATTGCCCTGTAGTTGTACTTAGTACAGACTCCAATTCTTCTAACAACATATTACTATCTATCCCCTTTTTTTCGCAAGCAGCTTCCACAGATCGATTACCATTACAGCAAAAATCTATTTTATACTTAGAAAAAACAGCAGCAGTTCTAAAATCTTCTGCTACAAACTGCCCGATGTGTTTTTGTGCGTCTTTATGTAGTGTTTCCATAATTGTTTTATTTCGGATAAATTTATCCTATTTATATTCAAATTTTTTTTATGTCTTCAAAAATGCAGAGCCCGATTTAATATTAAGCGCTAACTCCTCTAAAGTAGTGTTTTCCAACATATTCTGAAGCTCATCTCTAACAACTTTAAATTTATCGTGTGCCGGACATGGGTGATTTTCATCACATTTTTCTAAACCTAAACCACAGCCCATATAAATACTATCACCATCGATTGCTTTTACAATTTGGGCTAATTTAACTTTACTAATTCTATCTTTTTGTATTTCAAAACCACCGTAAGCCCCTTTAACAGAACTCACAATATCATTACGTACTAAAGATTGTAATATTTTTGCAGTAAATGCCTGAGGCGAATTAATTTTCTCGGCTATTTCTTTGGGACTAACACGCTTGTCTTCATAGGATTTTGTAGCAATAAAAATTGCTGCTTTAATTCCGTACTCACAAGCTTTAGAAAACATAATACTTATTTTATAATACAAATATATGAAGATATTTTTAAATAGGATAAAAACATCTTTATTAAATTTTAAGAATATTTATTTCTAAACCAAACCTTCTGCCACTCGCGTTTCAAAATTAAAAACATAACTTCTTCCGATAGTTTTAAAACATCATCTCCATTCAAAGCTTTTACATCTTTTTCGGGAACATCTATAATATAAAGTAGATTTAAATACTCGTTAAATTTTTCCTGAATAAGCTTGTACACCGTTTCATGAAGTAACAACTTCAAGCTAGACGGTAAAACTTCTTCATGAAAATCTAAATCTACATTGGCCAACAAAAAATCTTTGTTAAGCTGTAAAATCAGTTTTTCATATAAATTTAAAGCATTTGCTTCTTCAATTAAATGATCAAAACTAGTGGGTAACTGCATCATGTAAATTTACACTTCCGTGGAAAAAATAAAAACTTAAACCGTACGGTTCATTAAATTACTACCAAACGTTTTAAGTATGGCTTTTTTAGGCTCTGGAATATTTAAAGATTCCAACACTGCAAAGGCTTTTTCAGTATAAGCTAGTATTGCTTTTTTAGTAGCTTCGGCCGATCCTGAATTTACAAAATATTGTTTTGCTGTTTCTATCTTAGCTGTAACATCTTCTGGATTAGAAGCAAATAACTGACTTAAAGCCTTGCTATCTTCCTCATTAGAAAACTCTAAAGCTTTTAAATATAAATAGGTTTTTTTATTCTCAATAATATCACCACCAACTTGCTTTCCAAAGGTTTTTGGATCACCAAAAGCATCTAAATAATCGTCTTGTAATTGAAACGCAATACCTAAATAACGCCCAAAACTATAAATATTATCCTGATCTTCTTTTGAAGCTTTCGCTACAATGGCTCCCATTTTCATGGCAGCAGCAACCAAAACCGCGGTTTTGTATTCAATCATTTTCAAATACTCAGGGACACTAACATCTGTTCTAGTTTCAAAATCAACATCATATTGCTGACCCTCACAAACCTCTAAAGCCGTTTTACTAAACAACTTAGCAAGTTCTAAAAAAACCGGAGCCTCGTAATTTTCAAAAAGTTGGTATGCCATAATAAGCATAGCATCTCCCGAAAGTATAGCTGTATTTATATCCCACTTTTCGTGCACCGTTTCATGTCCTCTACGCAAAGGTGCATCGTCCATAATATCATCATGAACTAAAGAGAAGTTATGGAACACCTCAATACTTAAAGCGGCATTTAAAGCATCTTTATAATCGTCTCCAAAAATATCGGCAGCCATTAAAGTTAAAACTGGCCTTAATCTTTTGCCGCCTAACTCCAAAATATATTGAATTGGCGCGTAAAGATTTTCAGGCTCTTTTACAGTAGAATACGTTTCTAAATATTCTATAAACTCGTGTTGGTATTTTTCTATTGAAAGCATCGCGCAAAAAT
The window above is part of the Algibacter sp. L3A6 genome. Proteins encoded here:
- a CDS encoding universal stress protein, which codes for MKNILLLSDFSANSINAIHYAMHFFKNQKCKFHLMNVHKMGSFTSDDLMRFPGESIYQSITREPKGKLYVLKAELENTYKNFDYQFEIHIDFDVFIDAINQAVVSRNIDFVVMGTNGATGAKEILLGSNTINVIRKVDCKILAIPEGYRFRPIKELLLSVGPRDVIDGNQFTDLLEFMETYQLHLNVLRLMPNKENLDIVKQDRSSLSILNCKYNVVNMVPIDYAVLSYLQTNTVDFMALFVRHEGFLEHLFSKGNTKINISKLPKPILVLHN
- a CDS encoding RrF2 family transcriptional regulator, encoding MFSKACEYGIKAAIFIATKSYEDKRVSPKEIAEKINSPQAFTAKILQSLVRNDIVSSVKGAYGGFEIQKDRISKVKLAQIVKAIDGDSIYMGCGLGLEKCDENHPCPAHDKFKVVRDELQNMLENTTLEELALNIKSGSAFLKT
- a CDS encoding polyprenyl synthetase family protein; the encoded protein is MLSIEKYQHEFIEYLETYSTVKEPENLYAPIQYILELGGKRLRPVLTLMAADIFGDDYKDALNAALSIEVFHNFSLVHDDIMDDAPLRRGHETVHEKWDINTAILSGDAMLIMAYQLFENYEAPVFLELAKLFSKTALEVCEGQQYDVDFETRTDVSVPEYLKMIEYKTAVLVAAAMKMGAIVAKASKEDQDNIYSFGRYLGIAFQLQDDYLDAFGDPKTFGKQVGGDIIENKKTYLYLKALEFSNEEDSKALSQLFASNPEDVTAKIETAKQYFVNSGSAEATKKAILAYTEKAFAVLESLNIPEPKKAILKTFGSNLMNRTV
- the ric gene encoding iron-sulfur cluster repair di-iron protein — translated: METLHKDAQKHIGQFVAEDFRTAAVFSKYKIDFCCNGNRSVEAACEKKGIDSNMLLEELESVLSTTTGQSIDYKSWPLDLLAEYIEKTHHRYVEEKIPVLRQFLDKLCRVHGERHPELFKVNELFTASAGELSAHLKKEELVLFPFIKKMVKATLDDSAVQAPHFGTVENPIAMMMSEHDNEGERFRQIAELTDNYNPPADACNTYKVTYAMLNEFEKDLHLHIHLENNILFPEAIKLEKRFV